From Moraxella sp. K1664, one genomic window encodes:
- a CDS encoding RnfABCDGE type electron transport complex subunit B, whose product MNDRLCCLPILFNSLDLDRLNPTQKITVQQIDEQLPQTQCGLCGYPDGCLPYAYGVAVDGKPHNLCVPGGQAVTDSIHMVLAKHGDIRPTLPATTSKWPTDPTTDRPTEVRAVIDENDCIGCTKCIPACPVDAIIGTAKHMHTIITDLCTGCELCLAPCPVDCIRLEVHPRTITISERIHEQTHLRSRYHRHLDRVAQSIADGTKPVVSSVESVMANVISEQTSTPMDKIAAKNAIELAKIRTQIKKLTKQLSVKNSPTIQEELDSLTNKLRQLEQ is encoded by the coding sequence ATGAATGACCGCTTATGTTGCCTGCCAATTTTATTCAACTCCTTAGACCTTGACCGCCTTAATCCCACTCAAAAAATCACCGTTCAACAAATAGATGAACAACTGCCCCAAACTCAGTGCGGTCTGTGTGGATATCCAGATGGCTGTTTGCCTTATGCTTATGGCGTGGCGGTAGATGGCAAACCCCATAATTTATGCGTACCAGGCGGTCAAGCTGTTACAGACAGCATTCATATGGTGCTTGCAAAACATGGCGACATACGCCCCACTCTGCCTGCAACTACCAGTAAATGGCCAACCGACCCTACCACTGACCGCCCTACCGAAGTAAGAGCCGTCATCGATGAGAACGATTGCATTGGTTGCACCAAATGTATCCCCGCCTGCCCTGTGGATGCTATTATTGGTACAGCCAAACACATGCACACCATCATCACCGACCTATGTACAGGGTGTGAGTTGTGTTTAGCTCCCTGCCCTGTGGACTGCATTCGTTTGGAAGTACACCCACGCACCATCACAATAAGTGAACGAATACACGAACAGACTCATCTACGCAGTCGCTATCACCGCCATCTTGACCGTGTCGCCCAAAGTATCGCCGACGGTACCAAACCTGTGGTCAGCTCCGTTGAATCTGTCATGGCAAACGTCATCAGCGAACAGACAAGCACACCCATGGATAAAATCGCCGCCAAAAACGCCATTGAACTTGCCAAAATTCGTACTCAAATCAAAAAGCTCACCAAACAACTTAGCGTAAAAAACAGCCCCACCATCCAAGAAGAACTTGACAGCTTAACAAATAAGTTGCGACAATTAGAGCAATAA
- the argC gene encoding N-acetyl-gamma-glutamyl-phosphate reductase: MSKIHVAIIGGTGYTGVELIRLLSCHPYVSISHLTSRSEKGRKVSEIFPNLHGVCDIVYSDMTDDVMDEIGKVCDVVFFATPHGVAMNHTPRLIAQGVKVIDLGADFRLQDLGEFGAWYALEHTCPDVLTKAVYGLPEIHRKQIKSAQVIANPGCYPTTAILGLKPVIDAQNGADKPLILPNIIIDAKSGVSGAGRHAKVNLLYGELSENFSAYGVASHRHSPEINQGIHVFLKSKFTQKVRFVPHLVPMIRGMFSSIHLTLTDDGKVLNWQEIFEKAYEHEYFVDVLTKGLLPDTRSVRASNRLKIAVHQDDEVLTVLVVQDNLVKGASGQAIQNMNILCGFDERCGLGVDFGGCAVVP, translated from the coding sequence ATGTCAAAGATTCATGTTGCCATCATTGGCGGTACAGGTTATACAGGTGTTGAGTTAATTCGCCTGTTATCTTGTCATCCTTATGTCAGTATTAGCCATCTAACCTCTCGCAGTGAAAAGGGGCGTAAGGTGAGTGAAATCTTCCCAAACCTACATGGGGTATGTGATATTGTATACAGTGATATGACGGATGATGTCATGGATGAAATTGGCAAGGTGTGTGATGTTGTTTTTTTTGCCACACCACATGGGGTTGCTATGAATCATACGCCACGCCTTATTGCACAAGGGGTTAAGGTCATTGATTTGGGGGCAGATTTTCGCTTACAAGATTTGGGTGAGTTTGGTGCATGGTATGCGCTAGAACACACCTGCCCTGATGTGCTGACAAAGGCGGTATATGGCTTGCCTGAAATTCACCGCAAGCAAATCAAATCCGCTCAGGTTATTGCCAATCCAGGTTGTTATCCTACCACCGCCATTTTAGGCTTAAAGCCTGTGATAGACGCCCAAAATGGTGCTGATAAACCCTTGATTTTGCCCAATATCATCATTGATGCCAAATCAGGGGTGTCAGGAGCGGGGCGTCATGCCAAGGTGAATTTGTTGTATGGTGAATTGTCGGAGAATTTTTCTGCCTATGGCGTGGCCTCTCATCGCCACAGCCCTGAGATAAATCAAGGCATACATGTGTTTTTAAAATCAAAATTTACTCAAAAGGTGCGTTTTGTTCCCCATCTTGTGCCGATGATTCGAGGTATGTTTAGCAGTATTCATCTGACCTTAACCGATGATGGTAAGGTGTTAAATTGGCAGGAAATTTTTGAAAAAGCATATGAGCATGAGTATTTTGTGGACGTACTTACCAAAGGCTTGTTGCCTGACACCCGTTCTGTGCGAGCATCCAACCGCCTAAAAATCGCCGTTCATCAAGATGATGAGGTCTTGACTGTACTGGTTGTCCAAGATAATCTGGTCAAGGGGGCATCTGGGCAGGCGATACAAAATATGAACATCTTATGTGGATTTGATGAAAGATGCGGATTGGGCGTGGATTTTGGGGGTTGTGCGGTAGTGCCTTGA